AGGCAGGCGCAGGGGATCGGGCGGAAGCATCCGCACGATGCCGGGATCGGAAGCTTCCGCAGTCAGTTTGAGACGAAAGGCATGCGCACGGCGCGACGCGTCCATCACGTCGGCCAAATCGGCCATAGGAGCATCTTTGTCGGCCCGCAGAACCACCTCCATCTGCGCACGGTCGGCTTCGGAGAGTTTTTCGCGTTCGGCGGCGATCAGCCGCTCCAGATCCCCGACCGTCACAGGACGGCCGTTGAAGAGAATCTTTCCGCCGGAGGAAATATGTACCGTAACGGTCGGCCGGTCCGGATCCCCGGCTGCCGGAGGCGGAGTTTTGACGGTAAAACTGCAAAGCATCATCATTGCTGCCACCACGGGAATGGCGGCACCGAGCCGCAGCACGGCGAAACGGCGTTTTCTGAATTGGGTCATCATGGCAAATCGTTTTTTGGTGAGTGAATGATTCAACCCGCAGGCTATATCCGGATTATGGCCGAAGAGTTGGTGAAAAATAACCGTTCTGTATTCGGTAAGGTCGTAACCGGCGTCGAGCACGTCGCGGTCGGCCTCCCATTCGTGCACCTCCTGCAACCACCGCCCGGCAATCCAGACGAACGGATTGAACCAAAAGAGACTGCGGACCAGCTCGACGGCGATGCGTTCCGCCGAATGGCGGTGACGGACATGACCCGCTTCATGGCAGAGAACGATCATGCGCCGGCGACCTTCGTATCCTCCGCCCAGGAAAACCGTGCGCAGGAACGAAAAGGGAGTGGCGATCTGCGGATGCTCGGCAAGGGTGTACGCCCCGCAATCGGTCAGACGCGACCGTCGCCGCAGACGGCGAATTCCGACCATGCGGACCGCAAGAAACCCAAGCGACAGAAACACCGCCGTCAGATAGCCCCCCCCCACAGCCACCGGGCGCAATATGCGCCGCCAGCCGGCTGGGACGACCGGAACGGCAGCGGGAAGCTCCCCGGTCGTCTGCACGAAGTTTTCGGCCGGGGGTGCGGCGATCAGCGGCAGCGGATAGACCACCGTCCGGGCAGGGTAGAGCGGAATGTCGAGCGCCGGGATGACCGCCGAGAGAAATACGGCAGCGACCAGATAGCGGCGACAGGCCCTGAATGAAACCTTGCGGACCAGCAGCAGGCGGTAGAACGCCAGGAGCAGTCCGCTGCAAAAGAGCACTTCGAGGATATAGAGCAAAGGCGATTTCATGCCCGCGGAGCCAGCCCTTTTCGGGGCCGTGCAAACGCCCGGAACGCCCCGGAACAAAAAAATACCTCCGAACGGGATCGTTCGGAGGTATCGGCGGGACGGAACCGCCCCGAAAACAGGGGGCTACTCCAGCTTGAGGTCTTTCTTGATGCCTTCGATCTTGGCGTCGAGTTCAGCCAGCGTCTTGTCGAAATCGGCGACCGA
This Alistipes shahii WAL 8301 DNA region includes the following protein-coding sequences:
- a CDS encoding biopolymer transporter ExbD; protein product: MKSPLLYILEVLFCSGLLLAFYRLLLVRKVSFRACRRYLVAAVFLSAVIPALDIPLYPARTVVYPLPLIAAPPAENFVQTTGELPAAVPVVPAGWRRILRPVAVGGGYLTAVFLSLGFLAVRMVGIRRLRRRSRLTDCGAYTLAEHPQIATPFSFLRTVFLGGGYEGRRRMIVLCHEAGHVRHRHSAERIAVELVRSLFWFNPFVWIAGRWLQEVHEWEADRDVLDAGYDLTEYRTVIFHQLFGHNPDIACGLNHSLTKKRFAMMTQFRKRRFAVLRLGAAIPVVAAMMMLCSFTVKTPPPAAGDPDRPTVTVHISSGGKILFNGRPVTVGDLERLIAAEREKLSEADRAQMEVVLRADKDAPMADLADVMDASRRAHAFRLKLTAEASDPGIVRMLPPDPLRLPADSADYALPATNRNDR